In a single window of the Desulfovibrio mangrovi genome:
- the guaB gene encoding IMP dehydrogenase, which translates to MSEIIGKALTFDDVLLLPGYSETTPDMVDVSTKLTNSIPLNIPLISAAMDTVTESEMAIAMARNGGIGVVHKNMPLEQQCLEVQKVKKSESGMIIDPVTIEPELTITQALEVMSVYKVSGLPVLRGKELVGILTNRDVRFVESPDTTKVSEVMTSKNLVTVPVGTTLEEAKRHLHEHRIEKLLVVDNDRVLKGIITMKDIDKVVKYPHSAKDESGRLRVAAALGVGKDCEMRAEALLKAGADALVLDSAHGHSKNILDAVAMIRGSFPNAQIVAGNIATYDGAMALFKAGADTVKVGIGPGSICTTRIVAGVGVPQVTAVQEAYKAAQEVDKCIIADGGIKYSGDVVKAIAVGATSVMMGSMFAGTDESPGETVLYQGRRYKNYRGMGSIDAMKAGSSDRYFQEKSKKLVPEGIVGRVPYKGPVTDTIHQLIGGLRSGMGYVGAATIADLTHKARMVQISAAGLRESHVHDVIITKEAPNYKMEN; encoded by the coding sequence ATGAGCGAAATCATAGGCAAGGCTTTGACGTTCGACGACGTCCTGCTGCTTCCTGGTTACTCTGAAACCACTCCGGACATGGTTGACGTCAGCACCAAGCTTACCAACTCCATTCCGCTGAACATCCCCCTCATCTCCGCAGCAATGGACACCGTTACCGAGTCGGAAATGGCCATCGCCATGGCCCGCAACGGCGGCATCGGCGTTGTGCACAAAAACATGCCTCTGGAGCAGCAGTGCCTGGAAGTGCAGAAGGTCAAGAAGTCCGAATCCGGCATGATCATTGACCCTGTCACCATCGAGCCTGAGCTGACCATCACACAGGCTCTGGAAGTCATGTCCGTGTACAAGGTTTCCGGCCTGCCCGTGCTGCGCGGCAAGGAACTGGTGGGCATTCTCACCAACCGTGACGTCCGTTTCGTGGAATCCCCCGACACCACCAAGGTGTCCGAGGTCATGACCAGCAAGAATCTCGTCACTGTTCCCGTGGGCACCACCCTTGAAGAAGCCAAGCGCCATCTGCACGAACACCGCATTGAAAAACTGCTGGTGGTGGATAATGACCGCGTGCTCAAGGGCATCATCACCATGAAGGACATCGACAAGGTCGTGAAGTACCCCCACTCCGCCAAGGATGAAAGCGGCCGCCTGCGCGTTGCCGCTGCCCTCGGCGTAGGCAAGGACTGCGAAATGCGCGCCGAAGCCCTGCTCAAGGCCGGTGCCGATGCCCTGGTGCTCGACTCCGCCCACGGTCACTCCAAGAACATTCTCGACGCAGTGGCCATGATTCGCGGCAGCTTCCCCAACGCCCAGATCGTTGCAGGCAACATCGCCACCTACGACGGCGCCATGGCTCTGTTCAAGGCCGGTGCAGACACCGTCAAGGTCGGCATCGGACCCGGCTCCATCTGCACCACCCGCATCGTAGCCGGTGTTGGCGTTCCGCAGGTTACTGCCGTGCAGGAAGCCTACAAGGCAGCTCAGGAAGTGGACAAGTGCATCATCGCCGACGGCGGCATCAAGTACTCCGGCGACGTGGTGAAAGCCATTGCCGTAGGCGCCACCAGCGTTATGATGGGCTCAATGTTCGCCGGAACCGACGAATCCCCCGGTGAAACCGTGCTCTATCAGGGCCGTCGTTACAAGAACTATCGCGGCATGGGCTCCATCGACGCCATGAAGGCCGGCAGCTCCGACCGTTACTTCCAGGAAAAGAGCAAGAAGCTGGTTCCCGAAGGCATCGTTGGCCGCGTTCCTTACAAGGGACCCGTTACCGATACCATTCACCAGCTTATCGGCGGCCTCCGTTCCGGTATGGGCTATGTGGGTGCGGCCACCATTGCCGACCTTACCCACAAGGCACGCATGGTACAGATTTCCGCAGCCGGTCTGCGCGAATCCCACGTCCATGACGTTATCATCACCAAGGAAGCCCCCAACTACAAAATGGAAAACTAG
- a CDS encoding cytochrome c maturation protein CcmE, translating into MAKKNGKSVYLAALLLFLGGVGYLLFSGFSENSVYFLNVSEALSMPAEKLHSVRLFGTVKAEGIEEFNDGPGVSFLIEDKDNNSLEMRIAYRGAVPDTFKPGVEVIVEGGLDATGKVFAAKTLMTKCPSKYQKENRQ; encoded by the coding sequence GTGGCGAAAAAGAATGGTAAAAGCGTCTACCTTGCCGCACTGCTGCTCTTTCTTGGCGGTGTAGGTTACCTGTTGTTTTCCGGCTTCTCCGAAAACAGCGTATACTTCCTGAACGTGTCTGAAGCACTGTCCATGCCGGCGGAAAAGCTCCATTCAGTTCGTCTTTTCGGCACGGTAAAGGCAGAAGGCATTGAGGAATTCAATGACGGTCCCGGCGTTTCCTTCCTTATCGAGGACAAGGACAACAATAGCCTTGAAATGCGCATAGCTTATCGCGGAGCCGTACCGGACACCTTCAAGCCCGGTGTTGAAGTCATTGTCGAAGGTGGCCTTGATGCTACCGGCAAAGTCTTTGCCGCCAAAACTCTCATGACGAAATGTCCTTCCAAATACCAGAAGGAAAATCGCCAGTAA
- a CDS encoding tetratricopeptide repeat protein — MAINVTLTPLTGGKKLVLGLIGLSLCAILATSFAYRTSHPNLTEPGRQQASSPMPSGAAGADSGADELTHLMALMKEDPNNVDVLKQLTDFFIRKHDWGRASFFVQKAQVAAPSDPQVLYMNGIILFNEEKPAEAVEVFETLLSLEDDPSARYNLGIIYKHFLKQPEKAKTHFEALLVNPKADDELKQRAQSELASEHK, encoded by the coding sequence ATGGCAATTAATGTCACTCTCACGCCCCTTACCGGCGGCAAAAAGCTTGTGCTGGGTCTCATCGGCCTCAGCCTGTGCGCTATTCTGGCCACCTCCTTCGCCTACCGCACTTCGCATCCCAACCTTACGGAACCCGGCAGGCAGCAAGCCAGCAGCCCCATGCCCTCCGGAGCAGCAGGTGCAGACAGCGGCGCAGACGAACTCACGCACCTCATGGCGCTGATGAAGGAAGACCCCAACAACGTGGATGTGCTGAAGCAGCTTACCGACTTCTTCATCCGCAAGCACGACTGGGGCCGGGCCTCCTTCTTCGTGCAGAAGGCACAGGTAGCGGCTCCCTCCGATCCGCAGGTGCTGTACATGAACGGCATCATTCTCTTCAACGAAGAGAAACCTGCCGAAGCCGTGGAAGTGTTTGAAACGCTGCTCTCGCTGGAAGACGACCCTTCCGCCCGATACAATCTCGGCATCATCTACAAGCATTTCCTGAAACAGCCGGAAAAGGCCAAGACCCATTTCGAAGCCCTGCTCGTCAATCCCAAGGCGGATGACGAACTGAAGCAACGGGCGCAATCCGAACTGGCCAGCGAGCACAAGTAA
- a CDS encoding heme lyase CcmF/NrfE family subunit: protein MHLLAYLLLVASLMFSVGFSIVAVMQIWQGRTLILPWMEKAHIMVTALMTVSSFILLWALVNYDFTNVYVASYTSLDLATFYRMTAFWAGQAGSLLFWAWSVAIFGVFFLCSDSYQSLSEGTKLWFWLIFLAVMAFFLLLLTAWSNPFKMVDPAPADGNGLNPLLQNPGMIFHPPLLFLGYGGFTIPGCLALAQALNGTYKQEGSWTDITRNFILIAWLTLTAGIILGGWWSYMELGWGGYWAWDPVENASLIPWLVASAFLHTSVIETRRNKLHRINIFLIALTSISAFFATYLVRSGVVDSLHAFGDGGVGTPLLAFIILFTFISLLVAIQYRHPDSRPLSDIASREGFLVIAAWVLMTLGIIILIATMWPVFSKFWSENPVGLEPAFYNRVCLPLFVILSALLMVCPWLGWKGGIRDMKKAGIVGVAFAVSAGILYTQGFTLPMAVAGGATALAGLAGIILLFATEPAMRKNMRSIAAYGVHVGLALTILGVAISGPYKVEAEGEIKPGESMQVGDYTFTYKQLHQGSERAYIFIQADLEVTRDGKFVGIMQPQRRLYHKFQRSAFSEAATVPSLGNELYGTLLGADEQEAATLKLSVNPLVNWVWIGGTLMCLFPLLGLTSYRNLKRREEDAL from the coding sequence ATGCACCTTCTCGCGTATCTCTTGCTCGTGGCGTCACTCATGTTTTCCGTCGGCTTCAGCATTGTCGCCGTCATGCAGATCTGGCAGGGCCGCACCCTGATCCTGCCCTGGATGGAAAAAGCGCACATCATGGTTACGGCCCTGATGACCGTCAGCAGCTTCATCCTGCTGTGGGCTCTGGTAAACTACGACTTTACCAACGTGTATGTTGCCAGCTACACCAGCCTTGATCTCGCCACCTTCTACCGCATGACCGCCTTCTGGGCAGGGCAGGCAGGTTCGCTGCTCTTCTGGGCATGGTCTGTGGCCATCTTCGGCGTCTTCTTCCTCTGCTCCGACTCCTACCAGTCCCTTTCCGAGGGCACCAAGCTCTGGTTCTGGCTCATTTTCCTCGCCGTCATGGCCTTCTTCCTGCTGCTGCTCACCGCATGGAGCAACCCTTTCAAGATGGTTGATCCCGCTCCTGCCGACGGCAACGGCCTGAACCCGCTGCTGCAGAACCCCGGCATGATCTTCCACCCGCCCCTGCTCTTCCTCGGATACGGTGGCTTCACCATCCCCGGCTGCCTTGCCCTTGCACAGGCTCTGAACGGCACCTACAAGCAGGAAGGTTCGTGGACCGATATTACCCGCAATTTCATTCTTATCGCATGGCTCACCCTTACTGCCGGCATCATTCTCGGCGGCTGGTGGTCCTACATGGAACTCGGCTGGGGCGGCTACTGGGCATGGGACCCAGTTGAAAACGCCTCGCTCATTCCCTGGCTCGTCGCATCCGCCTTCCTGCACACCTCCGTTATCGAAACCCGCAGGAACAAGCTGCATCGCATCAACATCTTCCTTATTGCACTGACCAGCATTTCGGCCTTCTTCGCCACCTATCTGGTACGCAGCGGCGTGGTAGATTCCCTGCATGCATTCGGTGACGGCGGCGTGGGCACCCCCCTGCTCGCCTTCATCATCCTGTTCACCTTCATCAGCCTGCTGGTCGCCATCCAGTATCGTCACCCCGACTCCCGCCCGCTCTCCGACATCGCAAGCCGCGAAGGCTTCCTCGTCATTGCCGCTTGGGTGCTGATGACGCTGGGCATCATCATTCTCATCGCCACCATGTGGCCCGTATTCTCCAAGTTCTGGAGTGAAAATCCTGTAGGTCTGGAACCCGCATTCTACAACCGCGTCTGTCTGCCCCTCTTTGTCATTCTTTCTGCACTGCTCATGGTCTGCCCGTGGCTTGGCTGGAAGGGCGGCATCCGTGACATGAAAAAGGCCGGTATCGTGGGCGTCGCCTTTGCCGTCTCCGCAGGCATCCTCTACACCCAGGGCTTCACCCTGCCCATGGCTGTTGCCGGTGGTGCCACCGCACTGGCCGGTCTTGCAGGCATCATCCTGCTTTTCGCAACCGAGCCCGCCATGCGCAAGAACATGCGCTCCATCGCAGCTTACGGCGTGCACGTGGGTCTGGCACTGACCATCCTCGGTGTTGCCATTTCCGGCCCCTACAAAGTTGAAGCCGAAGGCGAAATCAAGCCCGGTGAAAGCATGCAGGTAGGCGACTACACCTTCACCTACAAACAATTGCATCAGGGCAGCGAACGCGCCTACATCTTCATTCAGGCGGATCTGGAAGTAACCAGAGATGGCAAGTTCGTGGGCATCATGCAGCCGCAGCGCCGCCTGTACCACAAGTTCCAGCGCAGCGCCTTCTCCGAAGCGGCAACCGTTCCCTCTCTCGGCAATGAACTCTACGGCACTCTGCTCGGCGCAGACGAGCAGGAAGCCGCAACCCTGAAGCTCAGCGTGAACCCGCTGGTCAACTGGGTATGGATCGGCGGCACCCTCATGTGTCTTTTCCCGCTGCTGGGCCTGACCAGCTACCGCAACCTGAAACGCAGGGAAGAAGATGCTCTGTAG
- the tatC gene encoding twin-arginine translocase subunit TatC, whose protein sequence is MTLVQHLDELRKRLKHVAIAAIIGCLACYGFAEELFNLLVAPMVQFMPENSSFIFTAPQEAFLTYLKVAALAGVFLTSPYIFYQVWAFVAPGLYEEERKYIIPVALSSALFFIGGASFGYFIVFPAAFEFFMSFNNEHIQAMLKLDEYLSFSIKLLLAFGFVFEMPLFSLVLSRIGLVTADMMRKFRRFAVLGAFILGAILTPPDVFSQLLMAGPLLVLYELSIIVAAVFGRKKKEEEAEEDDEEEEEATETR, encoded by the coding sequence ATGACCCTCGTCCAGCACCTGGACGAACTCCGCAAGCGCCTCAAGCACGTCGCCATTGCCGCCATTATCGGCTGTCTGGCCTGTTACGGCTTTGCCGAAGAGCTTTTCAATCTGCTTGTTGCTCCCATGGTCCAGTTCATGCCGGAGAACAGCAGCTTCATTTTCACCGCGCCGCAGGAAGCCTTTCTGACCTACCTGAAGGTAGCGGCTCTTGCCGGCGTTTTTCTCACCAGCCCCTACATTTTCTATCAAGTATGGGCATTTGTCGCTCCCGGCCTGTATGAGGAAGAGCGCAAATACATCATTCCTGTCGCGTTGAGTTCCGCCCTGTTCTTCATCGGCGGAGCTTCGTTCGGATATTTTATCGTCTTCCCTGCGGCGTTCGAGTTCTTCATGAGCTTCAACAACGAGCACATTCAGGCGATGCTGAAGCTGGATGAGTATCTGAGCTTCTCCATCAAACTGCTGCTTGCGTTCGGGTTCGTGTTCGAGATGCCGCTCTTCTCTCTGGTCCTCAGCAGAATCGGTCTTGTAACGGCTGACATGATGCGGAAATTCCGTCGGTTTGCCGTGCTTGGCGCGTTCATCCTTGGTGCCATTTTGACGCCGCCGGATGTCTTCTCGCAGTTGCTCATGGCCGGTCCGCTGCTCGTTCTGTATGAACTTTCCATCATTGTGGCCGCCGTATTCGGACGCAAGAAGAAAGAAGAGGAAGCGGAAGAAGACGATGAAGAAGAGGAAGAGGCCACCGAAACGAGATAA
- a CDS encoding ABC transporter ATP-binding protein, giving the protein MLCRLDKVAKFYGTKLIIKDVTCTVEAGTVTILAGPNGAGKSTLLKIMAGLARPSAGTVECNAGDAGVGYVGHQTFIYPDLSAMENLAFWSSIHDLKIEEQDLLEALDRVELKRFAFERAGTFSRGMAQRLNLARVFLLNPSLILLDEPGTGLDVRSMSILHNEIAAARERGAGLVWISHSVASDLARADKVLAIRDKRVDYYGPASGYTPECVC; this is encoded by the coding sequence ATGCTCTGTAGATTGGACAAGGTTGCCAAGTTCTACGGCACCAAGCTTATCATCAAGGATGTGACCTGTACGGTGGAAGCCGGAACGGTCACCATCCTTGCCGGTCCCAACGGTGCGGGCAAATCCACCCTGCTCAAGATCATGGCAGGTCTGGCCCGCCCCAGCGCGGGAACTGTGGAATGCAACGCAGGTGACGCGGGCGTGGGATATGTAGGTCACCAGACCTTTATCTATCCCGACCTCTCCGCCATGGAGAATCTGGCCTTCTGGTCCTCCATCCACGATCTCAAAATCGAGGAACAGGATCTGCTGGAGGCGCTGGACCGCGTGGAACTCAAACGCTTTGCCTTTGAACGGGCAGGCACGTTCTCGCGGGGCATGGCGCAGCGTCTGAACCTTGCCCGTGTGTTTCTGCTGAATCCCTCGCTCATCCTGCTGGACGAGCCGGGAACAGGGCTTGACGTACGTTCCATGTCCATCCTGCATAACGAGATTGCCGCAGCCCGCGAACGCGGTGCCGGACTTGTGTGGATAAGCCATTCCGTGGCCTCTGACCTTGCCCGTGCTGACAAGGTGCTCGCCATTCGCGACAAGCGCGTTGACTATTACGGTCCTGCCAGCGGCTACACCCCGGAGTGCGTATGCTGA
- a CDS encoding CcmD family protein: MESSTWLLMANIAIWLGLGAYIGLLAANQKQLDKRIRQMELLADSGTESRNGN, translated from the coding sequence ATGGAAAGTTCCACCTGGCTTCTCATGGCCAATATCGCCATCTGGCTCGGCTTGGGCGCCTATATCGGCCTGCTGGCCGCAAACCAGAAGCAGCTTGATAAACGCATCCGGCAGATGGAACTGCTGGCTGATTCCGGAACGGAGTCCCGCAATGGCAATTAA
- the guaA gene encoding glutamine-hydrolyzing GMP synthase, with amino-acid sequence MDSISKVIIVDYGSQFTQLIARRVREAGVYSEIHPCIVTAEDVKAMQPSAIILSGGPSSVGDKDAPTLDMGLLELGVPVLGICYGMQLLAHNLKGSLASSETREYGPADFTMLKETPLFEGLDISSPSRVWMSHGDKVKSLPAGFEVIGRTETLDIAAMADEARKIYALQFHPEVHHSEDGTHLINNFLFKIAKIKPDWTMSGFIDSVIQHVRETVGPEGNVVCGLSGGIDSTVVAVLLNKAIGHRLHCIFVDNGLMRAQEVEEVSSYLREHFDLNLKVVDASERFLSKLAGVEDPEKKRKIIGYEFIEVFDEEAHRIENVAYLAQGTLYPDVIESVSHKGPSAVIKSHHNVGGLPDKMKLKLIEPLRELFKDEVRKVAIELGMPDSIVWRHPFPGPGLAIRVIGEITDERLEILRKADKIVQNELTASGWYRKVWQGFAVLLPLKTVGVMGDDRTYEHVIALRIVDSVDAMTADWVRMPSEILERISSRIINEVKGVNRVVYDISSKPPSTIEWE; translated from the coding sequence ATGGATTCCATAAGCAAAGTCATCATAGTTGACTACGGTTCCCAGTTCACCCAGCTTATCGCACGTCGCGTGCGTGAAGCCGGCGTCTACTCGGAAATCCACCCCTGCATCGTCACTGCTGAAGATGTAAAGGCCATGCAGCCTTCCGCCATCATTCTCTCCGGCGGGCCCTCCAGCGTAGGCGACAAGGATGCCCCCACCCTCGACATGGGTCTGCTGGAACTCGGCGTTCCGGTACTCGGCATCTGCTACGGCATGCAGCTTCTGGCCCACAACCTCAAGGGCTCTCTGGCCAGCTCCGAAACCCGTGAGTACGGCCCCGCCGACTTCACCATGCTGAAGGAAACCCCGCTCTTCGAAGGGCTGGACATTTCCTCTCCTTCCCGCGTGTGGATGTCCCACGGGGACAAGGTTAAGAGCCTGCCCGCCGGATTCGAGGTCATCGGCCGCACCGAGACGCTGGATATCGCCGCCATGGCGGATGAAGCCAGAAAGATCTACGCCCTGCAGTTCCATCCCGAAGTACACCACTCCGAAGACGGAACCCATCTTATCAACAACTTCCTGTTCAAGATTGCCAAGATCAAGCCCGACTGGACCATGTCCGGCTTCATCGACAGCGTCATCCAGCACGTGCGTGAAACCGTCGGCCCCGAGGGCAACGTTGTATGCGGCCTTTCCGGCGGCATCGACTCCACCGTGGTTGCCGTGCTGCTCAACAAGGCAATCGGTCATCGCCTGCACTGCATCTTCGTGGACAACGGCCTGATGCGTGCACAGGAAGTGGAAGAAGTTTCCAGCTACCTGCGCGAACACTTCGACCTGAACCTCAAGGTTGTGGACGCCAGCGAACGCTTCCTTAGCAAGCTCGCCGGCGTGGAAGACCCTGAGAAGAAGCGCAAGATCATCGGCTACGAATTCATCGAGGTCTTCGATGAAGAAGCGCACCGCATCGAAAACGTGGCCTATCTGGCACAGGGCACCCTGTACCCCGACGTGATCGAATCCGTCTCCCACAAGGGTCCCTCCGCCGTGATCAAGAGCCACCACAACGTGGGCGGCCTGCCGGACAAGATGAAGCTCAAGCTCATCGAACCCCTGCGTGAACTCTTCAAGGACGAAGTCCGCAAGGTTGCCATCGAACTCGGCATGCCCGACTCCATCGTATGGCGTCACCCCTTCCCCGGACCTGGCCTTGCCATCCGCGTTATCGGTGAAATCACCGACGAACGTCTGGAAATTCTCAGGAAAGCGGACAAAATCGTGCAGAACGAGTTGACTGCCTCCGGTTGGTATCGCAAAGTGTGGCAGGGATTTGCCGTACTGCTGCCGCTCAAGACCGTCGGGGTCATGGGCGACGACCGTACGTACGAGCATGTCATTGCATTGCGCATCGTAGACAGCGTTGACGCCATGACGGCGGACTGGGTTCGCATGCCATCCGAAATTCTGGAGCGCATTTCCAGCCGCATCATCAACGAAGTCAAGGGTGTCAACCGCGTGGTGTACGACATCTCCTCCAAGCCCCCGAGCACCATTGAGTGGGAATAA
- a CDS encoding cytochrome c biogenesis protein: MRDNWISFTSLAAGIAFAVCQYLIFVYAPIEQTMGIVQKIFYFHLPLAWWSLISFAVVFVASIMYLKKRTWFWDNLAGACAEVGVLFSGLALATGMVWGKHSWGVWWTWDPRLTTTLIMWFVYAGYLILRSMALSRERRAVVCAVLGIAAFVDVPLVFLSARLWRSIHPAVFASKGGGLEPEMKLTVIACVLTFGLFWLALTAVRTRQSAMTDRLDTIATCEDM, encoded by the coding sequence ATGCGCGACAACTGGATATCATTCACATCCCTGGCGGCCGGAATTGCCTTTGCCGTCTGTCAGTACCTCATATTCGTCTATGCCCCCATCGAACAGACCATGGGCATCGTGCAGAAAATATTCTACTTCCACCTGCCGCTGGCATGGTGGTCGCTCATCAGCTTCGCCGTGGTGTTCGTCGCCTCCATCATGTACCTGAAGAAACGTACGTGGTTCTGGGATAACCTTGCCGGTGCATGCGCCGAGGTGGGCGTGCTCTTCAGCGGCCTTGCCCTCGCGACCGGTATGGTCTGGGGCAAGCACAGCTGGGGCGTATGGTGGACGTGGGATCCGCGCCTCACCACCACGCTGATCATGTGGTTTGTTTACGCAGGCTATCTCATCCTGCGCTCCATGGCTCTTTCCCGCGAACGCCGTGCAGTGGTATGCGCCGTTCTCGGTATTGCCGCGTTCGTAGACGTTCCGCTGGTATTCCTTTCCGCACGGCTGTGGCGCTCCATCCACCCGGCAGTGTTCGCATCGAAGGGAGGGGGATTGGAGCCGGAAATGAAGCTGACGGTCATCGCCTGTGTGCTGACCTTCGGCCTGTTCTGGCTGGCGCTCACGGCGGTCCGCACCCGCCAGTCCGCCATGACGGATCGGCTTGATACCATTGCAACCTGTGAAGACATGTAA
- the hisB gene encoding imidazoleglycerol-phosphate dehydratase HisB, protein MTQRMATIQRDTNETRIALTLDIDGSGKVDVKSGWGFADHMLTLLAFWGGFDLSLTCEGDLHVDAHHTLEDIGLCLGQALNQCLADKTGINRVGFAKVPMDESMTEVNIDISGRPYLVYRNDDLLPPVIAGDESDLWREFFKSVAYAARINMHISYLYGKNGHHLLESACKGLGLALRMAASRDRAQLLSTKGSLDS, encoded by the coding sequence ATGACACAACGTATGGCCACCATACAACGCGATACCAACGAAACACGCATTGCGCTGACGCTGGATATCGACGGCTCCGGCAAGGTGGACGTGAAGAGCGGATGGGGGTTTGCCGATCACATGCTCACCCTTCTCGCCTTCTGGGGAGGATTTGACCTCTCACTGACCTGCGAAGGGGATCTGCACGTTGATGCGCATCATACGCTGGAAGACATAGGCCTCTGCCTGGGACAGGCGTTGAACCAGTGCCTTGCAGACAAGACAGGCATCAACCGTGTCGGTTTCGCAAAGGTTCCCATGGATGAATCCATGACGGAAGTGAACATCGACATTTCCGGTCGACCCTATCTGGTCTACCGAAACGACGATCTGCTGCCTCCCGTCATTGCAGGGGATGAGAGCGACCTGTGGAGGGAATTCTTCAAATCCGTTGCATACGCGGCAAGAATCAACATGCACATTTCCTATCTGTATGGTAAGAATGGACATCATCTGCTCGAATCCGCATGCAAAGGTCTCGGTCTTGCCCTGCGCATGGCCGCCAGCCGCGATCGGGCGCAGCTACTCAGCACCAAAGGGAGTCTGGATTCATGA
- the tatB gene encoding Sec-independent protein translocase protein TatB, which translates to MFGIGTTEILVILVVALIILGPKSLPKIARTLGKGMAEFRRVSTDFQRTINTEIELEEHEKRKKAAAKRLYGDDDDTEEEEKPKKKAKAKSSTKTAAKSGEKTKAAKTAAKAAPKPAGDLAVPPDEVADAAASATEEVAVVGEKA; encoded by the coding sequence ATGTTCGGCATTGGTACTACAGAAATACTTGTTATTCTTGTTGTGGCCCTGATTATTCTCGGGCCGAAGAGTCTGCCCAAAATTGCCCGCACGCTGGGCAAGGGCATGGCGGAATTCCGCCGCGTTTCCACTGATTTTCAGCGCACCATAAACACTGAGATCGAGCTGGAGGAACACGAGAAGCGCAAGAAGGCCGCTGCCAAGCGCCTGTACGGCGACGACGACGATACGGAAGAAGAGGAAAAGCCGAAGAAAAAGGCTAAAGCCAAATCTTCCACCAAGACTGCTGCCAAGTCCGGCGAAAAGACCAAGGCAGCCAAGACCGCTGCCAAGGCTGCACCGAAGCCTGCGGGCGATCTGGCTGTCCCCCCGGACGAAGTTGCTGATGCTGCTGCATCTGCTACCGAAGAAGTTGCTGTGGTCGGGGAAAAGGCATGA
- a CDS encoding heme exporter protein CcmB has product MLKYATTIAAKDLRLVLARGTGLIQALLLGLLLIFVFSLSQQVGEVMAPQAAASIFWLASAFCQVLIFNTLFGLEEQNGARFGLLLSPMPVQSIWLGKAMAGMILLLCAQLVFIPATIVFLGQTISEHWTTGLAVLLLTDIGVVLLGSLLGALSQGQAAKESLLSIILFPLLIPVLLAGIRIGAAAFSGDIPEGADNWLGLAGAFDALFGATGLLLFGFVYSGEE; this is encoded by the coding sequence ATGCTGAAGTACGCCACCACCATAGCCGCCAAGGATCTGCGTCTCGTACTCGCCCGCGGCACCGGCCTGATTCAGGCCCTGCTGCTCGGTCTGTTGCTCATATTCGTGTTCAGCCTGTCGCAACAGGTTGGCGAAGTCATGGCACCTCAGGCGGCTGCTTCCATTTTCTGGCTGGCCTCCGCCTTCTGTCAGGTGCTCATCTTCAACACCCTGTTCGGCCTTGAAGAACAGAACGGCGCCCGCTTCGGCCTGCTGCTGTCTCCCATGCCCGTTCAGTCCATATGGCTGGGCAAGGCCATGGCGGGCATGATTCTGCTGCTCTGCGCCCAGCTGGTGTTCATTCCGGCAACCATCGTCTTTCTGGGGCAGACGATTTCGGAACACTGGACAACGGGACTTGCCGTCCTGCTGCTCACGGACATCGGCGTAGTCCTGCTCGGTTCTCTGCTCGGAGCGTTGTCGCAGGGGCAGGCAGCCAAGGAATCCCTGCTGTCCATCATTCTCTTCCCCTTGCTCATTCCGGTTCTGCTGGCGGGTATCCGCATCGGAGCCGCCGCGTTCTCAGGAGATATCCCCGAAGGCGCGGACAACTGGCTGGGCCTTGCCGGTGCCTTTGACGCCCTTTTCGGCGCAACAGGCCTGCTGCTCTTCGGCTTTGTGTATAGCGGGGAAGAATGA